One part of the Arabidopsis thaliana chromosome 1 sequence genome encodes these proteins:
- a CDS encoding F-box protein (DUF295), with translation MERSTLKRTSSFPDIEAVQGCSTLNLLPKAGSRSTLKRTSSIPDFEPVKSLRSTLILQPKAGSPLLMLIAEEYGCRIYNPEDGRVYEPKSDFSGYRFLGSSGKWFLVVDSRMKLYIIDVFSEKRIDLPPLESFKGSHFKIWREGEENVKHMVMDDEDPFCDEFPHAAEDLRGRLWVDDKNGNYVVVWQFEMYPFLGFCRTGDDHYREIPTELEVQRELRGLNDMVLKGYNLYVYATREFIRHLDLSGQDEDGFKDVSEKHRLPMWMPSMTMKERERMKQKRSIPSNKGIAVTRAGQVLVVFTYDLGTSESHRMFHLYKRDPKDLDPKTLDTRLLEVHSLGDEALFYDLGITVPADHTLGIEPNSIYFTRDDRICHNKLSCLDIGVFNLATKTVKRFHGLSNFNFNDAQWFLPS, from the coding sequence ATGGAGAGATCTACGCTCAAACGAACATCGAGTTTTCCAGATATTGAGGCTGTTCAGGGGTGTTCGACTTTGAATTTGCTGCCAAAAGCCGGATCTAGATCTACGCTCAAACGAACATCGAGTATTCCTGATTTTGAGCCTGTTAAGTCTCTGCGTTCGACTTTGATTCTGCAGCCAAAAGCCGGATCTCCATTGCTGATGCTGATTGCAGAAGAGTATGGTTGTCGTATTTACAACCCAGAAGATGGTAGGGTTTACGAGCCGAAGAGTGACTTTTCAGGGTATCGATTCCTGGGAAGCTCAGGTAAGTGGTTTCTGGTGGTAGATTCTCGAATGAAACTCTATATTATAGATGTATTTAGCGAGAAGAGGATCGATCTTCCACCACTAGAATCATTTAAGGGTAGCCATTTTAAGATTTGGCGTGAAGGAGAGGAGAATGTCAAGCATATGGTAATGGATGATGAGGATCCATTTTGTGATGAATTTCCTCATGCTGCCGAAGATCTGAGAGGTCGTTTGTGGGTTGACGACAAGAATGGAAACTACGTTGTTGTGTGGCAGTTTGAAATGTACccatttctagggttttgcaGGACAGGGGATGATCATTACCGCGAGATTCCAACAGAGCTCGAGGTTCAGAGGGAGTTACGAGGTTTAAACGATATGGTACTGAAAGGTTACAATCTTTACGTCTATGCCACCCGTGAGTTCATTCGACACTTAGATTTGTCTGGACAAGatgaagatggtttcaaggATGTATCCGAGAAACATAGGCTTCCAATGTGGATGCCAAGTATGACAATGAAGGAACGTGAACGTATGAAGCAAAAGAGGTCTATCCCATCTAACAAAGGCATTGCTGTTACAAGAGCAGGTCAAGTTTTGGTTGTCTTTACGTACGATTTAGGTACCTCTGAAAGTCACAGGATGTTCCATCTGTACAAGAGGGATCCTAAAGATCTTGACCCGAAAACCCTCGACACCCGGCTTCTTGAGGTACATTCTCTAGGTGATGAGGCCCTCTTCTATGATTTGGGTATTACCGTGCCTGCTGACCATACCCTTGGAATTGAGCCTAACTCCATTTATTTCACTCGTGATGATCGTATCTGTCACAATAAATTGTCATGCCTCGACATCGGTGTCTTCAATCTTGCAACAAAGACCGTCAAACGCTTCCACGGTCTCTCCAACTTCAACTTCAACGATGCTCAGTGGTTTCTTCCTTCTTGA
- the EX2 gene encoding UvrB/UvrC domain protein (DUF3506) (FUNCTIONS IN: DNA binding, nuclease activity; INVOLVED IN: response to singlet oxygen; LOCATED IN: thylakoid membrane; EXPRESSED IN: 22 plant structures; EXPRESSED DURING: 13 growth stages; CONTAINS InterPro DOMAIN/s: Protein of unknown function DUF3506 (InterPro:IPR021894), UvrB/UvrC protein (InterPro:IPR001943); BEST Arabidopsis thaliana protein match is: Protein of unknown function (DUF3506) (TAIR:AT4G33630.2); Has 287 Blast hits to 280 proteins in 95 species: Archae - 0; Bacteria - 15; Metazoa - 66; Fungi - 43; Plants - 121; Viruses - 0; Other Eukaryotes - 42 (source: NCBI BLink).) has protein sequence MATTQPCLIGQIIAVPQFHILFSPRNSLKPELSTNKRTNFSVSIGLRHSFASSISTCNPKAPSLSCLRNCAAVDGADTSSSEDKWDWDWDRWNRHFSEIEEVESVVSLLKSQLEDAVEKEDFEEAVKLKQAISEATVDDAVAEIMRQLQTAVNEERYHDASRLCNETGSGLVGWWVGLPRDSEEPFGRIVHITPGVGRFIGKSYSPRQLVAEAAGTPLFEIFVIKDTDGGYVMQVVYVQHVKQNLTISENSFSKVQQSSKSSINDPSILDVRGSELKVDKKEDTQLNAGEPTEEGIKNVIKFLKDKIPGLKLKVMDVIKIPEEEIVGSDDATEELVGEGTEETNSSDDEEEVEEEENDSIEAISSMDSADYGKHSNTKLVIGGVLHNIEDSSIDDEIVRVSANIMDTERDSFILHVPGRSKRDIDTRKNRVSKEQVTALAAQGLSDLLPPEVAEAFWGEKASLKVSKHVHEIVKLAINQAQKGNHLSEYTAFNRIITPESNLDPFDGLYVGAFGPYGTEIVQLKRKYGRWDDAEGSNSSDIEFFEYVEAVKLTGDPNVPAGQVTFRARIGNGSRMTNHGLFPEELGVLASYRGQGKIADFGFKKPRWVEGKLLKLNGKGMGPYVKGADLGFLYIGPEQSFLVLFNRLRLPE, from the exons ATGGCGACAACTCAACCATGTCTTATCGGCCAAATAATCGCTGTTCCTCAATTTCACATCCTCTTCAGCCCCAGAAATTCTCTAAAGCCGGAGCTCTCGACCAACAAACGCACAAATTTCTCCGTATCTATCGGTCTACGACATTCCTTCGCTTCTTCTATATCAACCTGTAACCCTAAAGCCCCATCTTTAAGCTGTCTGCGAAATTGCGCCGCTGTTGATGGAGCTGATACTAGTTCGAGTGAGGATAAGTGGGATTGGGATTGGGATCGTTGGAACCGTCACTTCTCCGAGATTGAAGAAGTCGAGAGCgttgtttctcttctcaag TCTCAACTTGAGGATGCTGTTGAAAAAGAAGACTTTGAAGAAGCAGTCAAGTTGAAACAAGCTATTTCAGAAGCTACTGTTGATGATGCTGTCGCTGAGATCATGCGCCAGTTACAg ACTGCAGTAAACGAAGAGCGTTACCATGATGCTTCCAGGTTATGTAACGAGACAGGAAGTGGACTG GTGGGTTGGTGGGTTGGTTTACCTCGAGATTCTGAGGAACCATTTGGCAGAATTGTACACATAACTCCAGGTGTTGGTAGGTTTATTGGCAAGAGTTACAGTCCAAG ACAGCTGGTGGCTGAAGCAGCTGGAACACCCCTGTTTGAGATTTTCGTTATTAAAGACACTGACGGAGGATATGTTATGCAG GTGGTGTATGTGCAACACGTGAAGCAAAACCTAACCATTTCCGAGAATTCCTTTTCAAAAGTACAGCAATCCTCGAAATCCTCGATCAATGACCCATCCATTTTAGATGTACGAGGAAGTGAACTGAAGGTggataaaaaagaagatacaCAACTAAATGCTGGGGAACCAACTGAAGAAGGAATTAAAAATGTGATAAAATTTCTAAAAGATAAAATCCCAGGGCTAAAACTGAAAGTAATGGATGTTATTAAAATCCCTGAGGAAGAGATTGTTGGCAGTGATGACGCTACTGAAGAGCTGGTTGGAGAAGGCACTGAGGAAACAAAttcttctgatgatgaagaagaagtagaagaagaagaaaatgacaGTATTGAAGCAATCTCATCTATGGATAGTGCAGATTATGGAAAGCATTCAAACACTAAGCTTGTCATCGGAGGGGTTCTACATAACATAGAGGATTCCTCTATAGATGATGAGATTGTCCGTGTGTCGGCAAATATAATGGATACTGAAAGAGATTCCTTTATATTGCATGTTCCTGGGAGAAGTAAGAGGGATATCGATACAAGGAAAAATAGAGTGTCCAAAGAACAAGTAACAGCTCTTGCAGCTCAAGGACTTTCAGATCTGTTGCCACCAGAGGTTGCCGAGGCGTTCTGGGGAGAGAAAGCTTCTTTGAAG GTATCGAAACATGTGCATGAGATTGTCAAGCTTGCTATAAACCAGGCACAAAAAGGAAACCATCTCTCCGAGTATACAGCATTTAATAGAATCATAACTCCTGAAAGCAACTTAGACCCTTTTGATG GTCTATATGTGGGTGCATTCGGGCCTTATGGCACCGAGATAGTGCAACTTAAGCGTAAGTATGGTCGGTGGGATGATGCAGAAGGAAGTAACTCCTCAGATATAGAGTTCTTTGAATATGTTGAGGCTGTAAAGTTGACAGGGGATCCAAATGTGCCGGCTGGCCAg GTGACATTCCGTGCAAGGATTGGGAATGGGAGTCGCATGACGAATCATGGATTGTTTCCAGAGGAATTGGGAGTG CTTGCGAGTTACAGAGGGCAAGGAAAAATCGCTGACTTTGGGTTTAAAAAGCCAAGATGGGTCGAGGGCAAGCTCTTAAAACTCAATGGAAAG GGAATGGGACCATATGTGAAGGGCGCAGATCTTGGATTTCTATATATTGGCCCTGAGCAGAGTTTCTTGGTCCTTTTCAACCGTCTGAGACTGCCTGAGTGA
- a CDS encoding F-box protein (DUF295) (Protein of unknown function (DUF295); FUNCTIONS IN: molecular_function unknown; INVOLVED IN: biological_process unknown; EXPRESSED IN: male gametophyte, pollen tube; EXPRESSED DURING: L mature pollen stage, M germinated pollen stage; CONTAINS InterPro DOMAIN/s: Protein of unknown function DUF295 (InterPro:IPR005174); BEST Arabidopsis thaliana protein match is: Protein of unknown function (DUF295) (TAIR:AT1G27580.1); Has 278 Blast hits to 271 proteins in 9 species: Archae - 0; Bacteria - 0; Metazoa - 0; Fungi - 0; Plants - 278; Viruses - 0; Other Eukaryotes - 0 (source: NCBI BLink).) translates to MERSTLKRTSSIPDFEPVKSLRSTLILQPKAGSPLLMLIAEEYGCRIYNPEDGRVYEPKSDFSGYRFLGSSGKWFLVVDSRMKLYIIDVFSEKRIDLPPLESFKGSHFKIWREGEENVKHMVMDDEDPFCDEFPHAAEDLRGRLWVDDKNGNYVVVWQFEMYPFLGFCRTGDDHYREIPTELEVQRELRGLNDMVLKGYNLYVYATREFIRHLDLSGQDEDGFKDVSEKHRLPMWMPSMTMKERERMKQKRSIPSNKGIAVTRAGQVLVVFTYDLGTSESHRMFHLYKRDPKDLDPKTLDTRLLEVHSLGDEALFYDLGITVPADHTLGIEPNSIYFTRDDRICHNKLSCLDIGVFNLATKTVKRFHGLSNFNFNDAQWFLPS, encoded by the exons ATGGAGAGATCTACGCTCAAACGAAC ATCGAGTATTCCTGATTTTGAGCCTGTTAAGTCTCTGCGTTCGACTTTGATTCTGCAGCCAAAAGCCGGATCTCCATTGCTGATGCTGATTGCAGAAGAGTATGGTTGTCGTATTTACAACCCAGAAGATGGTAGGGTTTACGAGCCGAAGAGTGACTTTTCAGGGTATCGATTCCTGGGAAGCTCAGGTAAGTGGTTTCTGGTGGTAGATTCTCGAATGAAACTCTATATTATAGATGTATTTAGCGAGAAGAGGATCGATCTTCCACCACTAGAATCATTTAAGGGTAGCCATTTTAAGATTTGGCGTGAAGGAGAGGAGAATGTCAAGCATATGGTAATGGATGATGAGGATCCATTTTGTGATGAATTTCCTCATGCTGCCGAAGATCTGAGAGGTCGTTTGTGGGTTGACGACAAGAATGGAAACTACGTTGTTGTGTGGCAGTTTGAAATGTACccatttctagggttttgcaGGACAGGGGATGATCATTACCGCGAGATTCCAACAGAGCTCGAGGTTCAGAGGGAGTTACGAGGTTTAAACGATATGGTACTGAAAGGTTACAATCTTTACGTCTATGCCACCCGTGAGTTCATTCGACACTTAGATTTGTCTGGACAAGatgaagatggtttcaaggATGTATCCGAGAAACATAGGCTTCCAATGTGGATGCCAAGTATGACAATGAAGGAACGTGAACGTATGAAGCAAAAGAGGTCTATCCCATCTAACAAAGGCATTGCTGTTACAAGAGCAGGTCAAGTTTTGGTTGTCTTTACGTACGATTTAGGTACCTCTGAAAGTCACAGGATGTTCCATCTGTACAAGAGGGATCCTAAAGATCTTGACCCGAAAACCCTCGACACCCGGCTTCTTGAGGTACATTCTCTAGGTGATGAGGCCCTCTTCTATGATTTGGGTATTACCGTGCCTGCTGACCATACCCTTGGAATTGAGCCTAACTCCATTTATTTCACTCGTGATGATCGTATCTGTCACAATAAATTGTCATGCCTCGACATCGGTGTCTTCAATCTTGCAACAAAGACCGTCAAACGCTTCCACGGTCTCTCCAACTTCAACTTCAACGATGCTCAGTGGTTTCTTCCTTCTTGA
- a CDS encoding F-box family protein (F-box family protein; BEST Arabidopsis thaliana protein match is: Protein of unknown function (DUF295) (TAIR:AT1G27580.1); Has 105 Blast hits to 103 proteins in 3 species: Archae - 0; Bacteria - 0; Metazoa - 0; Fungi - 0; Plants - 105; Viruses - 0; Other Eukaryotes - 0 (source: NCBI BLink).), producing the protein MQRSSTFKQRWSCQNPESAMAMRSTLIERQEAGSPLLMMYAEKDGYRSNVFSEERIDLPPLESLKGSLLKIERVGEDKVRDILISDLSRGAPHTAEDLRGRLWVGDKKEDYVVVWHFEMNGILII; encoded by the exons ATGCAGAGATCTAGTACGTTCAAACAACGATGGAGTTGTCAGAATCCTGAGTCTGCAATGGCCATGCGTTCGACTTTGATTGAGCGACAAGAAGCCGGATCTCCATTGCTGATGATGTATGCAGAAAAGGATGGTTATCGCAGTA ATGTCTTTAGCGAGGAGAGGATCGATCTTCCACCACTAGAATCATTGAAAGGTAGCCTTTTAAAGATTGAGCGAGTAGGAGAGGATAAAGTCAGGGATATATTAATCAGCGATTTATCGCGTGGGGCTCCTCATACTGCCGAGGATCTGAGAGGCCGTTTGTGGGTAGGCGACAAGAAGGAAGACTACGTTGTTGTGTGGCATTTTGAAATGAACGGAATACTAATCATATAA
- a CDS encoding Glycosyl hydrolase family 47 protein (Glycosyl hydrolase family 47 protein; FUNCTIONS IN: mannosyl-oligosaccharide 1,2-alpha-mannosidase activity, alpha-mannosidase activity, calcium ion binding; INVOLVED IN: protein amino acid N-linked glycosylation; LOCATED IN: endomembrane system, membrane; EXPRESSED IN: 22 plant structures; EXPRESSED DURING: 13 growth stages; CONTAINS InterPro DOMAIN/s: Glycoside hydrolase, family 47 (InterPro:IPR001382); BEST Arabidopsis thaliana protein match is: Glycosyl hydrolase family 47 protein (TAIR:AT5G43710.1); Has 2179 Blast hits to 1853 proteins in 199 species: Archae - 0; Bacteria - 11; Metazoa - 788; Fungi - 990; Plants - 198; Viruses - 0; Other Eukaryotes - 192 (source: NCBI BLink).) has translation MSCPIHPRRLFLCLLISLTFFVVDPSSQHIEVKKKQMREKVREMFYHAYDNYMTYAFPHDELKPLTKSFTDSLSELGNLKLEHLPTDYNGSAVTLVESLSSLAILGNSTEFEKGVLWLSENLTFDIDARVNLFECNIRVLGGLISAHLLAIDPNNRLIQGSYNNQLLRLAEDLGKRFLPAFETPTGLPYAWINLKNGVMENETTETSTSGCGSLVLEMGALSRLTGDPRFESAALRALRQLWRMRSSLDLLGTTLDVVTGEWIEYSSSIGAGVDSFYEYLLKAYILFGKEDYWRMFHSAYLASQKYFRHGPWYHEANMWSGKPTYWQLTSLQAFWPGLQVLVGDIAAANSSHREFFHVWEKFGVLPERYLLDHQIIHPTMKYYPLRPELAESTFYLYQATKDPWYLDVGESMVKSLNLYTKVPGGFASVRDVTTMQLEDHQHSFFLAETCKYLYLLFDDSFVAKRNYIFTTEGHPIQVVSSWHEKLPETYFSGNWTLSKSGAWESRASALSLQVCPLISLNSRHPEQQRESACHVLDEQINHKCWSNKECGVDATTCRLRTCSGVGYCGLWNPL, from the exons ATGTCTTGTCCTATCCATCCTAGGCGTCTCTTCCTCTGCTTGCTTAtttctctcactttcttcGTCGTCGACCCTTCATCGCAGCATATCGAGgtcaagaagaaacaaatgcGAGAGAAAGTACGCGAGAT GTTCTATCATGCGTATGACAATTACATGACTTATGCATTTCCG CATGATGAGCTAAAGCCTCTAACTAAAAGTTTCACAGACTCCCTCAGTGAGCTTGGAAATCTTAAG CTTGAACACCTGCCAACAGATTATAATGGATCAGCTGTTACTCTTGTTGAATCATTATCCAG CCTTGCTATATTGGGGAACAGTACAGAATTTGAAAAGGGGGTTCTCTGGCTCTCAGAAAATCTTACTTTCGATATTGATGCCCGGGTCAACCTTTTTGAG TGCAATATAAGAGTTCTTGGAGGACTTATCTCTGCTCATCTTCTTGCAATTGATCCAAATAATAGGTTGATTCAGGGTTCCTACAACAATCAGCTTCTTCGATTAGCTGAAGACCTTGGAAAACGTTTTTTACCCGCGTTTGAAACACCTACAGGATTACCATATGCATGGATTAATTTGAAG AATGGAGTAATGGAGAATGAGACAACTGAAACAAGCACTTCAGGATGTG GTTCTCTCGTTCTTGAAATGGGAGCATTGTCACGGCTCACTGGTGACCCGAGGTTTGAATCAGCTGCACTACGTGCGCTTCGTCAGCTATGGAGGATGCGAAGTTCGTTAGATCTGCTTGGGACAACATTGGATGTGGTAACTGGGGAATGGATAGAGTACTCCTCTAGCATTGGAGCTG GGGTTGACTCTTTCTATGAATACCTCTTGAAGGCTTATATTCTTTTTGGAAAAGAAGACTACTGGCGAATGTTTCATTCTGCTTATCTGGCATCTCAGAAGTACTTCAGACATGGGCCTTG GTACCATGAAGCTAATATGTGGAGTGGAAAACCAACTTACTGGCAGCTCACAAGTCTTCAGGCGTTTTGGCCTGGTCTGCAG GTTCTTGTTGGAGATATTGCAGCTGCAAATTCATCGCATCGTGAGTTTTTCCATGTATGGGAAAAGTTTGGTGTATTACCTGAGAG GTATCTACTCGATCATCAAATAATACATCCGACAATGAAGTACTATCCACTACGTCCTGAATTAGCAGAATCCACGTTCTACCTTTACCAAGCTAcaaaag ATCCATGGTATCTAGATGTTGGTGAATCAATGGTAAAATCTCTTAATCTCTACACAAAGGTGCCAGGGGGATTTGCAAGTGTTAGAGATGTGACGACCATGCAATTGGAAGATCATCAGCACAGTTTCTTTCTCGCTGAAAC GTGCAAGTACCTATATCTCCTCTTCGATGACTCATTTGTGGCCAAAAggaattatatatttacaacCGAGGGCCATCCTATACAGGTTGTGAGCTCCTGGCATGAGAAACTACCAGAAACTTATTTCTCAGGCAACTGGACCCTTTCAAAG AGTGGAGCATGGGAAAGTCGAGCTAGCGCATTGTCACTACAAGTCTGTCCACTGATATCTCTTAACTCTAGACATCCTGAGCAACAAAGAGAGAGTGCTTGCCATGTTCTTGACGAGCAAATCAATCATAAGTGTTGGAGCAACAAAGAGTGCGGAGTTGATGCCACTACTTGTAGACTAAGAACCTGCAGCGGGGTTGGATACTGCGGCTTATGGAATCCCTTATAA
- a CDS encoding uncharacterized protein (unknown protein; FUNCTIONS IN: molecular_function unknown; INVOLVED IN: biological_process unknown; LOCATED IN: cellular_component unknown; BEST Arabidopsis thaliana protein match is: unknown protein (TAIR:AT1G52905.1); Has 3 Blast hits to 3 proteins in 1 species: Archae - 0; Bacteria - 0; Metazoa - 0; Fungi - 0; Plants - 3; Viruses - 0; Other Eukaryotes - 0 (source: NCBI BLink).) encodes VSKSVLDELKLRKRETDSSTLFNAISLKAGIRKFEIAVDETVIVRAS; translated from the exons GTGTCTAAATCTGTCCTCGACGAACTTAAAC tGAGAAAGCGAGAAACCGACTCATCAACCTTGTTTAATGCAATCTCGCTTAAAGCTGGAATAAGAAAGTTTGAGATCGCCGTGGACGAGACCGTCATCGTCCGAGCCTCATAG
- a CDS encoding phosphatidylinositol 3/4-kinase, translating to MMNNQLGMRVLFTSWIIQKIIIDHSLNKFMAYLKYHQMKMRVLTEFVESNGTIEKHGHGRIAVDEIHKIVVADIRFANINRNTTNLLLQESNNGSVHLLPRYYERGV from the exons ATGATGAACAATCAGTTAGGAATGAGGGTATTGTTTACATCTTGGATCATCCAGAAGATAATCATAGATCACAGTCTCAACAAGTTTATGGCTTACCTGAAGTATCACCAAATGAAGATGAGAGTTTTGACTGAATTTGTAGAGTCAAATGGTACCATTGAGAAACACGGTCATGGTAGAATAGCAGTGGATGAAATACACAAAATTGTTGTGGCAGACATCCGATTTGCTAACATAAATAGGAATACAACTAATCTTTTGCTACAAGAAAGTAACAACGGGTCTGTTCACCTACTGCCAAGATATTATGAACg GGGAGTTTaa
- a CDS encoding ubiquitin-fold modifier-conjugating enzyme (CONTAINS InterPro DOMAIN/s: Ubiquitin-conjugating enzyme/RWD-like (InterPro:IPR016135), Ubiquitin-fold modifier-conjugating enzyme 1 (InterPro:IPR014806); Has 269 Blast hits to 269 proteins in 110 species: Archae - 0; Bacteria - 0; Metazoa - 175; Fungi - 0; Plants - 42; Viruses - 0; Other Eukaryotes - 52 (source: NCBI BLink).) yields MEGWDPNTKSTLTRIPLLTTKAGPRDGAAWTQRLKEEYKSLIAYTQMNKSNDNDWFRISASNPEGTRWTGKCWYVHNLLKYEFDLQFDIPITYPATAPELELPEIDGKTQKMYRGGKICLTVHFKPLWAKNCPRFGIAHALCLGLAPWLAAEIPILVDSGAIKHKDDAATSAES; encoded by the exons ATGGAAGGATGGGATCCGAACACGAAGTCGACGTTAACGCGAATACCGCTTCTGACGACAAAGGCGGGTCCAAGAGACGGCGCGGCATGGACGCAGAGGCTGAAAGAGGAGTACAAGTCTCTGATTGCGTATACCCAAATGAACAAGTCCAACGACAATGACTGGTTCCGTATCTCCGCTTCCAATCCTGAGGGCACGCGTTGGACTGGCAAGTGTTGGTATGTTCACAACCTTCTCAAATACGAATTCGATCTCCAGTTCGATATCCCGATTACCTATCCAGCCACTGCTCCTGAGCTTGAGCTGCCTGAGATTGACGGCAAGACTCAAAAG ATGTATCGAGGTGGGAAGATATGTTTGACTGTGCATTTCAAGCCTCTATGGGCCAAAAACTG TCCTCGGTTTGGTATAGCACATGCACTTTGTTTGGGGCTCGCTCCGTGGTTAGCTGCAGAGATTCCAATTCTTGTGGACTCCGGCGCGATTAAGCACAAAGATGACGCAGCCACATCTGCGGAATCTTAA